Proteins from a single region of Chlorocebus sabaeus isolate Y175 chromosome 25, mChlSab1.0.hap1, whole genome shotgun sequence:
- the GLRX2 gene encoding glutaredoxin 2 isoform X2, which yields MNPRDKQGSRRSPLKDVYMWAALARIRAPGRPERTRSAEWRMESNTSSSLENLATAPLNQIQETISDNCVVIFSKTSCSYCTMAKKLFHDMNVNYKVVELDLLEYGNQFQDALYKMTGGRTVPRIFVNGTFIGGATDTHRLHKEGKLLPLVHQCYLKKSKRKEFQ from the exons ATGAACCCTCGAGATAAGCAAGGGAGCCGCCGGTCCCCGCTGAAGGATGTTTACATGTGGGCGGCACTCGCCAGAATCCGAGCTCCAGGCCGCCCTGAAAGGACGCGCTCGGCAGAGTGGAG AATGGAGAGCAACACATCATCATCTTTGGAGAATTTAGCAACGGCGCCTCTGAACCAGATCCAA gaaacAATTTCTGATAATTGTGTGGTGATTTTCTCAAAAACATCATGTTCTTACTGTACAATGGCAAAAAAGCTTTTCCATGACATGAATGTTAACTATAAAGTGGTGGAATTGGACCTGCTTGAATATGGAAACCAGTTCCAAGATGCTCTTTACAAAATGACTGGTGGAAGAACT GTTCCAAGAATATTTGTCAATGGTACTTTTATTGGAGGTGCAACTGACACTCATAGGCTTCACAAAGAAGGAAAATTGCTCCCACTAGTTCAtcagtgttatttaaaaaaaagtaagaggaaagaatttcagtgA
- the RO60 gene encoding RNA-binding protein RO60 has product MEESVNQMQPLNEKQIANSQDGYVWQVTDMNRLHRFLCFGSEGGTYYIKEQKLGLENAEALIRLIEDGRGCEVIQEIKLFSQEGRTTKQEPMLFALAICSQCSDISTKQAAFKAVSEVCRIPTHLFTFIQFKKDLKESMKCGMWGRALRKAIADWYNEKGGMALALAVTKYKQRNGWSHKDLLRLSHLKPSSEGLAIVTKYITKGWKEVHELYKEKALSVETEKLLKYLEAVEKVKRTRDELEVIHLIEEHRLVREHLLTNHLKSKEVWKALLQEMPLTALLRNLGKMTANSVLEPGNSEVSLVCEKLCNEKLLKKARIHPFHILIALETYKTGHGLRGKLKWRPDEEILKALDAAFYKTFKTVEPTGKRFLLAVDVSASMNQRVLGSILNASTVAAAMCMVVTRTEKDSYVVAFSDEMVPCPVTTDMTLQQVLMAMSQIPAGGTDCSLPMIWAQKTNTPADVFIVFTDNETFAGGVHPAIALREYRKKMDIPAKLIVCGMTSNGFTIADPDDRGMLDMCGFDTGALDVIRNFTLDMI; this is encoded by the exons atggaggaatcCGTAAACCAAATGCAGCCATTGAATGAGAAGCAGATAGCCAATTCTCAGGATGGATATGTATGGCAAGTCACTGACATGAATCGACTACACCGGTTCTTATGTTTCGGTTCTGAAGGTGGGACTTATTATATCAAAGAACAGAAGTTGGGCCTTGAAAATGCTGAAGCTTTAATTAGATTGATTGAAGATGGCAGAGGATGTGAAGTGATAcaagaaataaagttatttagTCAAGAAGGCAGAACCACAAAGCAAGAGCCTATGCTCTTTGCACTTGCCATTTGTTCCCAGTGCTCCGACATAAGCACAAAACAAGCAGCATTTAAAGCTGTTTCTGAAGTTTGCCGTATTCCTACCCATCTCTTTACTTTTATCCAGTTTAAGAAAGATCTGAAGGAAAGCATGAAATGTGGCATGTGGGGTCGTGCCCTCCGGAAGGCTATAGCGGACTGGTACAACGAGAAAGGTGGCATGGCCCTTGCTCTGGCAGTTACAAAATATAAACAGAGAAATGGCTGGTCTCACAAAGATCTATTAAGATTGTCACATCTTAAACCTTCCAGTGAAG GACTTGCAATTGTGACCAAATATATTACAAAGGGCTGGAAAGAAGTTCATGAATTGTATAAAGAAAAAGCACTCTCTGTGGAGactgaaaaattattaaagtatCTGGAGGCTGTAGAGAAAGTGAAGCGCACAAGAGATGAGCTAGAAGTCATTCATCTAATAGAAGAACATAGATTAGTTAGAGAACATCTTTTAACAAATCACTTAAAGTCAAAAGAG GTATGGAAGGCTTTGTTACAAGAAATGCCTCTTACTGCATTACTAAGGAATCTAGGAAAGATGACTGCTAATTCAGTGCTTGAACCAGGAAATTCAGAAGTATCTTTAGTATGTGAAAAACTGTGTaatgaaaaactattaaaaaag gcTCGTATACATCCATTTCATATTTTGATCGCATTAGAAACTTACAAGACAGGTCATGGGCTAAGAGGAAAACTGAAGTGGCGCCCTGATGAAGAAATTTTGAAAGCATTGGATGCtgctttttataaaacatttaag aCAGTTGAACCAACTGGAAAACGTTTCTTACTAGCTGTTGATGTCAGTGCTTCTATGAACCAAAGAGTTCTGGGTAGTATACTCAACGCTAGTACTGTTGCTGCAGCAATGTGCATG gttgtcacaagaacagaaaaagattCTTATGTAGTTGCTTTTTCCGATGAAATGGTACCATGTCCAGTGACTACAGATATGACCTTACAACAGGTTTTAATGGCTATGAGTCAG ATCCCAGCAGGTGGAACTGATTGCTCTCTTCCAATGATCTGGGCTCAGAAGACAAACACACCTGCTGATGTCTTCATTGTATTCACTGATAATGAGACCTTTGCTGGAGGTGTCCATCCTGCTATTGCTCTGAGGGAGTATCGAAAG AAAATGGATATTCCAGCTAAACTGATTGTTTGTGGAATGACATCAAATGGTTTTACCATTGCAGACCCAGATGATAGAGGCATGTTGGATATGTGTGGCTTTGATACTGGAGCTCTGGATGTAATTCGAAATTTCACATTAGATATGATTTAA
- the GLRX2 gene encoding glutaredoxin 2 isoform X1 — protein MIWHRPALAGTRLIRSRSALAGWLDRAAGAAGAAGAAGAAGAARAAAAAASGMESNTSSSLENLATAPLNQIQETISDNCVVIFSKTSCSYCTMAKKLFHDMNVNYKVVELDLLEYGNQFQDALYKMTGGRTVPRIFVNGTFIGGATDTHRLHKEGKLLPLVHQCYLKKSKRKEFQ, from the exons ATGATCTGGCACCGCCCGGCGCTGGCGGGGACGCGGCTGATTCGGAGCAGGAGCGCCTTGGCAGGCTGGCTTGACAGGGCGGCGGGAGCTGCGGGAGCTGCGGGAGCTGCGGGAGCTGCGGGAGCTGCAAGAGCTGCGGCCGCTGCGGCCTCTGG AATGGAGAGCAACACATCATCATCTTTGGAGAATTTAGCAACGGCGCCTCTGAACCAGATCCAA gaaacAATTTCTGATAATTGTGTGGTGATTTTCTCAAAAACATCATGTTCTTACTGTACAATGGCAAAAAAGCTTTTCCATGACATGAATGTTAACTATAAAGTGGTGGAATTGGACCTGCTTGAATATGGAAACCAGTTCCAAGATGCTCTTTACAAAATGACTGGTGGAAGAACT GTTCCAAGAATATTTGTCAATGGTACTTTTATTGGAGGTGCAACTGACACTCATAGGCTTCACAAAGAAGGAAAATTGCTCCCACTAGTTCAtcagtgttatttaaaaaaaagtaagaggaaagaatttcagtgA